One genomic region from Sorangium aterium encodes:
- a CDS encoding DUF4388 domain-containing protein yields MLLVDSDVDALGALASALRARGLTVTNANGAFEAVEQAFKRRPDVVLAARALDEDNALADAFAAVPDLADTPILFLVDGAEGDPSFDEVLRGDVDHIVSRITEASPRGSKPTVPQEIRGDLEQAPLVDLLQLLAMNRRSGTLGITTPTGAAELRLSAGEVIDAVYRRLEGEKALYRLLGERDGHFAFSPGEPASARRIMAPTSRLLMEALRQVDEVQRRRAELAPAGEAFLVTEPASDDLDLSPLPDHETFSVDATFGDSAAADRASAAPLANAMSSVPDFTAAPMPASDVKGNRVGSMPPPPTLRAAEPAAFRLDALRTPTTSPPAPLGEPAERTAVAEKLTALLQMPHNLDELLDEISGPDLLILEVLMELTASGKIRRISLADLTTPFAPSEHLPVLRSLVTRLARPGFAPPPHLVIAASTRRMATLSHAVRRIGDAVVPAEPPPQAAIPRPLGVIRLGDAVELALVGLPIEESFSPAWPLALHGAAAVVRLGDGGEDALAAHCEALELLLLDAEAMMGPLDLASPGQITLLVRAALEAAAGV; encoded by the coding sequence CGCCAGGGCGCTCGACGAGGACAACGCGCTCGCGGACGCGTTCGCCGCCGTCCCCGACCTCGCCGATACCCCCATCCTCTTCCTCGTCGACGGCGCCGAGGGCGATCCGAGCTTCGACGAGGTCCTGCGCGGCGACGTCGATCACATCGTCTCGCGGATCACCGAGGCGTCGCCGCGCGGCTCCAAGCCGACGGTGCCGCAGGAGATCCGTGGCGATCTCGAGCAGGCCCCGCTCGTCGACCTGCTCCAGCTGCTCGCCATGAACCGCCGGAGCGGCACCCTCGGCATCACCACGCCGACCGGGGCAGCGGAGCTCCGGCTCTCGGCAGGGGAGGTGATCGATGCCGTCTACCGCCGCCTCGAGGGCGAGAAGGCGCTTTATCGGCTGCTCGGAGAGCGGGACGGACACTTCGCGTTCTCGCCCGGCGAACCGGCGAGCGCGCGCCGCATCATGGCGCCGACCTCGCGTCTCTTGATGGAAGCGCTCCGCCAGGTCGACGAGGTCCAGCGCCGGCGAGCCGAGCTCGCGCCGGCCGGTGAGGCCTTCCTGGTGACCGAGCCCGCGAGCGACGATCTCGACCTGTCACCGCTCCCGGACCACGAGACGTTCAGCGTCGACGCGACCTTCGGCGACAGCGCCGCGGCGGACCGAGCGAGCGCCGCACCCCTGGCGAACGCCATGAGCTCGGTGCCCGACTTCACCGCCGCGCCGATGCCGGCGAGCGACGTGAAGGGCAACCGCGTCGGGTCGATGCCGCCGCCGCCCACGCTCCGCGCGGCCGAGCCGGCCGCGTTCCGGCTCGACGCGCTCCGCACCCCGACGACGTCGCCGCCGGCGCCCCTCGGGGAGCCCGCGGAGCGCACCGCCGTGGCCGAGAAGCTGACGGCGCTGCTCCAGATGCCGCACAACCTCGACGAGCTGCTCGACGAGATCAGCGGGCCGGATCTCCTGATCCTCGAGGTCCTGATGGAGCTGACGGCCTCCGGGAAGATCCGCCGCATCTCGCTCGCCGACCTCACGACGCCGTTCGCGCCGTCGGAGCACCTTCCGGTCCTCCGGTCCCTCGTGACCCGCCTGGCCCGGCCGGGCTTCGCGCCGCCGCCTCACCTCGTCATCGCCGCGAGCACGCGCCGTATGGCGACGCTCTCTCATGCGGTCCGCCGCATCGGAGACGCCGTCGTCCCCGCCGAGCCTCCGCCGCAGGCGGCGATCCCAAGGCCGCTCGGCGTGATCCGGCTCGGCGACGCCGTCGAGCTCGCCCTGGTCGGCCTCCCCATCGAGGAGAGCTTCTCGCCGGCCTGGCCGCTCGCCCTGCACGGCGCGGCCGCGGTCGTCCGGCTCGGCGATGGCGGGGAGGACGCGCTGGCGGCGCACTGCGAAGCGCTGGAGCTCTTGCTGCTCGACGCAGAGGCCATGATGGGGCCGCTCGATCTCGCCTCACCGGGACAGATCACGCTGCTCGTCCGCGCCGCGCTCGAAGCCGCCGCGGGCGTGTGA
- a CDS encoding response regulator: MEHAGPRSNAASESRHERLGGARAEFVANLGRRVAELREMVRRIEADGDAPRLVEELKRRLHSLGAGARLLRFARVAERLAEGESQLAAANGARLSGEAAAALRKLLEELPALAWGQSAMGEQAPRAAEPIEQASAPPRARAAADPPNARGAGARPKATDAAAAKGQATTWIAGVSNGRALAPEPLSLDDEEEARASSTRGVEQAPPAEAPEAAPAASIDAPITVLVVGAAPLAEALDAASADAGPSFEVERTDDVETAIDLARAFAPDLVLLDADMPGARGLAEALAADPLTDLVPVVAVGRFARPEDAAPYLALGAARALPKPVSPDALRRAAAEAAAACVRAEASRAVRGPFGAVNLDELGARLAAELRRGLCDAAEPRSRGAHVDLGDGAEVLAALWGAVARIRDLVTIRSQGGVRFSPNGPEGALPLAPWMIAPSTPEGERSRLHSEIRAKSPARTISASSAAPGDAALDALDIVVADDDPAVTWFLAGVLRAAGANVHEAHDGARALDLAYQTTPDLVVSDVLMPRLDGFALCRALKRDVALRDVPVILLSWKEDLLQRLRELGAQADGYLRKEESAAAFVQRVHEVLRGRRRVAERIATGGEVRGRLDGMTTRTLLSLSCARRPDALVSVRDAAFLYEVLLKDGRPAGATRTAQDGTFHRGPSVLAALLGVGSGRFVVAPAPESELAAPPRPGFEGTLAEQLLPAIAAARAAQRLFHGPPLMQVERVVLDLEGMGATADATPEPARSLLRALARGTSPRSVITSGEFAASLVEDVLNDVAARGGVRRVIGREGDDLLAPAVAYEEETLRGVRRLPERAAPVVALPAELAGDVAAASSRASVELTDDQLTVVPGSVAPRSAMPARGSAAPSSAVSGPGSAMSIPVLSVDGEDEDTAFASAPEEEASALASALVSARVPSDLASALVSARVPSDLAEVRGDVVSVRAARSPQMEAAALAGVTPAVPGVAPAPRRPEATLPALEYPKPERLLTLGSLPPPPVVEEPAPAALKVPAAPPAARLAAPAPAPALDESPTPRRVRRPSAYVPTPQPPARDNRTTMWVLFAVAAFVFAVAARLSRDHELQGAPPPPEQPGPAAAEPATAAPAGAAAPAAAGSSSVVAAAVAATPAAAAAGPIGETTANPVLPETLPLAAEHKVPEGQGMLEVIAGAGDTLFVDGRKVGTGSVKLPLAPKDGAYEIRAKLRDEERVRFAVVKAGRLTRLRVAPPWRR; this comes from the coding sequence GTGGAGCACGCGGGGCCGCGCAGCAATGCAGCGAGCGAGTCTCGGCACGAGCGGCTGGGCGGAGCGCGCGCCGAGTTCGTGGCGAACCTGGGTCGCCGCGTGGCGGAGCTCCGCGAGATGGTCCGGCGGATCGAGGCAGACGGGGATGCGCCGCGGCTCGTCGAGGAGCTGAAGCGGCGCCTGCACTCGCTCGGCGCGGGGGCGCGCCTCCTGCGCTTCGCGCGCGTCGCCGAGCGGCTCGCCGAAGGGGAGTCGCAGCTCGCCGCCGCGAACGGCGCGCGGCTCAGCGGCGAGGCCGCGGCGGCCCTGCGGAAGCTGCTCGAGGAGCTGCCCGCCCTGGCCTGGGGGCAGTCGGCCATGGGCGAGCAGGCGCCGCGCGCCGCCGAGCCGATCGAGCAGGCGTCGGCGCCGCCCCGCGCGCGCGCTGCCGCGGATCCGCCGAACGCCCGCGGCGCCGGCGCGCGGCCGAAAGCCACGGACGCGGCCGCGGCCAAGGGCCAGGCCACGACGTGGATCGCGGGCGTGAGCAACGGCCGCGCGCTCGCCCCCGAGCCGCTCTCGCTCGACGATGAAGAGGAAGCGCGCGCGTCCTCGACGCGCGGCGTGGAGCAGGCGCCCCCCGCCGAGGCGCCGGAGGCCGCGCCGGCCGCGTCGATCGACGCGCCGATCACGGTCCTCGTCGTGGGCGCCGCGCCGCTCGCCGAGGCGCTCGACGCGGCGAGCGCCGACGCCGGGCCGTCGTTCGAGGTGGAGCGGACCGACGACGTGGAGACGGCCATCGATCTCGCCCGGGCCTTTGCGCCGGATCTGGTCCTGCTCGACGCGGACATGCCGGGCGCGCGCGGGCTCGCGGAGGCGCTGGCCGCCGATCCGCTGACCGACCTGGTCCCCGTCGTCGCCGTCGGCCGCTTCGCGCGGCCGGAGGACGCGGCCCCGTACCTGGCGCTCGGCGCCGCGCGCGCGCTGCCGAAGCCCGTGTCGCCGGACGCGCTCCGGCGCGCCGCCGCGGAAGCAGCGGCGGCCTGCGTGCGCGCTGAAGCCTCGCGCGCCGTGCGCGGACCGTTCGGGGCCGTCAACCTCGACGAGCTCGGGGCGCGCCTCGCCGCGGAGCTGCGCCGCGGCCTCTGCGACGCCGCCGAGCCGAGGAGCCGCGGGGCGCACGTGGATCTCGGCGACGGCGCGGAGGTCCTCGCGGCGCTCTGGGGCGCGGTGGCGCGCATCCGCGATCTCGTGACGATCCGCTCGCAGGGCGGCGTGCGCTTCTCGCCGAACGGGCCGGAGGGCGCGCTGCCGCTCGCCCCGTGGATGATCGCGCCGAGCACGCCCGAGGGCGAGCGCTCGCGGCTGCACAGCGAGATCCGCGCGAAGTCGCCGGCGCGCACGATCAGCGCGTCGAGCGCGGCGCCGGGCGACGCGGCGCTCGACGCCCTCGACATCGTTGTGGCGGACGACGATCCGGCGGTGACGTGGTTCCTCGCCGGCGTGCTCCGGGCCGCGGGCGCGAACGTGCACGAGGCGCACGACGGCGCGCGGGCGCTCGACCTCGCGTACCAGACGACGCCGGACCTTGTCGTGAGCGACGTGCTGATGCCGCGGCTCGACGGCTTCGCCCTCTGCCGTGCGCTCAAGCGCGACGTCGCGCTGCGCGACGTGCCGGTCATCCTGCTCTCCTGGAAGGAGGACCTGCTCCAGCGGCTCCGCGAGCTCGGCGCCCAGGCCGACGGCTACCTCCGCAAGGAGGAGAGCGCCGCGGCGTTCGTGCAGCGGGTGCACGAGGTCCTGCGGGGCAGGCGGCGCGTCGCGGAGCGCATCGCGACGGGCGGAGAGGTCCGCGGGCGGCTCGACGGCATGACGACGCGGACGCTGCTGTCGCTCTCGTGCGCGCGCCGGCCCGACGCGCTCGTGTCGGTCCGGGACGCCGCGTTCCTGTACGAGGTGCTGCTCAAGGACGGCCGCCCCGCCGGCGCGACGCGGACGGCGCAGGACGGGACGTTCCACCGCGGCCCCTCGGTGCTCGCGGCGCTCCTCGGCGTCGGCTCCGGCCGCTTCGTCGTGGCGCCCGCGCCGGAGAGCGAGCTCGCCGCGCCGCCGCGCCCCGGGTTCGAGGGGACGCTCGCGGAGCAGCTCCTGCCCGCGATCGCGGCGGCCCGGGCCGCCCAGCGGCTGTTCCACGGGCCGCCGTTGATGCAGGTCGAGCGCGTCGTCCTCGACCTGGAGGGGATGGGCGCGACCGCCGACGCGACGCCCGAGCCGGCGCGCTCGCTCCTGAGGGCGCTCGCCCGGGGGACGTCGCCGCGATCGGTCATCACCTCGGGGGAGTTCGCCGCGAGCCTCGTCGAGGACGTGCTGAACGACGTCGCGGCGCGCGGCGGCGTGCGTCGGGTGATCGGCCGCGAGGGAGACGACCTGCTCGCCCCCGCCGTGGCCTACGAGGAGGAGACGCTCCGCGGCGTGCGGCGCCTCCCGGAGCGGGCCGCCCCGGTCGTGGCGCTGCCGGCGGAGCTCGCCGGCGACGTCGCCGCAGCGTCGTCGCGCGCGTCGGTCGAGCTCACCGACGACCAGCTCACGGTGGTGCCCGGCTCGGTGGCGCCGAGATCGGCCATGCCGGCGCGCGGCTCGGCGGCGCCGAGCTCGGCGGTGTCGGGGCCGGGCTCGGCCATGTCTATCCCCGTGCTGTCCGTGGACGGCGAGGACGAGGACACGGCGTTCGCGAGCGCGCCCGAGGAGGAGGCGAGCGCGCTCGCCAGCGCGCTGGTCAGCGCGCGGGTTCCGAGCGATCTCGCCAGCGCGCTGGTCAGCGCGCGGGTTCCGAGCGATCTCGCCGAGGTTCGAGGCGATGTGGTCAGCGTGCGCGCGGCGCGGAGCCCCCAAATGGAGGCCGCTGCGCTGGCGGGCGTGACGCCGGCCGTGCCCGGCGTGGCGCCCGCGCCCCGCAGGCCGGAGGCCACGCTGCCCGCGCTGGAGTACCCGAAGCCCGAGCGGCTGCTGACGCTGGGCTCGCTCCCACCGCCGCCCGTCGTCGAGGAGCCGGCGCCCGCGGCGCTCAAGGTCCCCGCGGCGCCGCCCGCCGCGCGGCTCGCGGCCCCCGCTCCGGCGCCCGCCCTCGACGAGTCGCCCACGCCGCGCCGCGTGCGCCGGCCGTCGGCCTACGTGCCGACGCCGCAGCCGCCCGCCCGCGACAACCGCACGACGATGTGGGTCCTCTTCGCGGTGGCGGCGTTCGTCTTCGCGGTGGCCGCGCGGTTGTCGCGCGATCACGAGCTGCAGGGCGCTCCGCCGCCCCCAGAGCAGCCGGGCCCGGCAGCCGCAGAGCCCGCGACCGCTGCCCCGGCCGGCGCTGCCGCGCCTGCCGCCGCCGGCTCGTCGAGCGTGGTCGCGGCGGCGGTCGCCGCCACGCCGGCCGCGGCTGCCGCCGGGCCGATCGGCGAGACGACGGCCAACCCGGTGCTCCCCGAGACGCTGCCGCTGGCCGCCGAGCACAAGGTGCCCGAGGGGCAGGGCATGCTGGAGGTGATCGCCGGCGCGGGCGACACGCTCTTCGTCGACGGCCGGAAGGTCGGCACCGGCAGCGTCAAGCTGCCGCTCGCGCCCAAGGACGGCGCCTACGAGATCCGGGCGAAGCTCCGGGACGAGGAGCGGGTGCGGTTCGCGGTCGTCAAGGCCGGCCGCCTCACCCGGCTCCGCGTCGCGCCGCCGTGGCGCCGCTGA
- the ald gene encoding alanine dehydrogenase, with product MLIGVPKEIKTREYRVGMTPAGVRALVGHGHKVLVETGAGEGSGLSDEAYARAGALIARSAAEAWSADMVVKVKEPLPAEYGHFRPGLLLYTYLHLAAEPDLTRELAKRGVTGVAYETIQLEDGSLPLLRPMSEVAGRMAVQVGASCLEKERGGKGVLLGGVPGTRRGRVAILGGGVVGRNAATIAVGMGAQVTVLDVRAETMSYLEDVFGGAIETLYSNAENIETMCERADLVIGAVLVPGAKAPQLVTEELIRRMEKGTVVVDVAVDQGGCIATCRPTTHDNPTYEVHGVVHYCVANMPGAVSHTSTWALTNTTIGYAVAIANQGIVAAAKADRAVALGINTHGGHVTYGPVAAAHRLEYVPVERALG from the coding sequence GTGCTTATCGGAGTCCCCAAAGAGATCAAGACACGTGAGTACCGCGTCGGCATGACGCCCGCGGGAGTCCGGGCCCTGGTCGGGCACGGGCACAAGGTCCTCGTGGAGACCGGCGCCGGCGAAGGCAGCGGGCTCTCCGACGAAGCCTACGCACGCGCGGGCGCGCTCATCGCGAGGTCGGCAGCAGAAGCGTGGAGCGCCGACATGGTTGTGAAGGTGAAGGAGCCGCTCCCCGCCGAGTACGGCCACTTTCGCCCGGGTCTCCTCCTCTATACCTACTTGCACCTGGCCGCCGAGCCGGATCTCACCCGGGAGCTCGCCAAGCGAGGCGTGACCGGCGTCGCGTACGAGACCATCCAGCTCGAGGACGGCTCGCTGCCGCTGCTGCGGCCCATGAGCGAGGTGGCCGGCAGGATGGCCGTTCAGGTCGGCGCCTCGTGCCTGGAGAAGGAGCGGGGCGGCAAGGGCGTGCTCCTCGGCGGCGTGCCGGGGACGCGGCGCGGCCGCGTGGCGATCCTGGGCGGCGGCGTGGTCGGCCGGAACGCAGCGACCATCGCGGTCGGGATGGGGGCGCAGGTCACCGTGCTCGATGTCCGCGCCGAGACGATGAGCTACCTCGAAGACGTGTTCGGCGGCGCGATCGAGACGCTCTACTCCAACGCGGAGAACATCGAGACGATGTGCGAGCGCGCCGATCTCGTGATCGGCGCGGTGCTCGTGCCCGGCGCCAAGGCGCCCCAGCTCGTGACCGAAGAGCTCATCCGACGCATGGAGAAGGGGACGGTCGTCGTCGACGTCGCCGTGGATCAGGGGGGGTGCATCGCGACATGCCGCCCGACGACGCACGACAACCCGACCTACGAGGTGCACGGGGTCGTTCACTACTGCGTCGCCAACATGCCAGGCGCGGTCTCGCACACGAGCACCTGGGCGCTCACGAACACGACGATCGGCTACGCGGTGGCGATCGCCAACCAGGGCATCGTCGCCGCGGCCAAGGCCGACAGGGCCGTGGCCCTCGGGATCAATACCCACGGCGGCCACGTGACCTACGGCCCCGTCGCGGCGGCCCACCGGCTGGAGTACGTGCCGGTCGAACGCGCGCTCGGCTGA
- a CDS encoding isocitrate/isopropylmalate dehydrogenase family protein, translating to MAARKNKKIAIIGGDGIGPSVIDEAKLLLELYQARAGLPIDLWELDLGADRYLRDGTTFPNQIQIAIQRECSAVLLGALGDPRVPNLEHARDILFGMRFGYDLYANVRPVRALSDRLVPLKGRTAKDIDFVVFRENTEGIYVGMGGQFKRGTPDEVAINEDVNTRKGVERIIRAAFDYARANGRTRVTMADKSNAMRHAHELWLRVFHEVRAQYPEIQSNHVYVDALCLYVIQDPAQFQVIVTNNLFGDIVTDLGAALQGGLGMAASANVHASDPGRVALFEPVHGSAPPLAGKDVANPFAAMLTAGLLLAHLGWPEEERRIERWVSQALDKGMCTVDVGGTLGTRAAGAWVREQIAAELGPP from the coding sequence GTGGCAGCCAGAAAAAACAAGAAAATAGCGATTATCGGTGGTGACGGCATCGGCCCGTCCGTCATCGACGAGGCGAAGCTGCTGCTCGAGCTCTATCAGGCGCGAGCAGGGCTGCCGATCGACCTCTGGGAGCTCGATCTCGGCGCCGATCGGTACCTGCGCGACGGGACGACCTTTCCCAACCAGATCCAGATCGCCATCCAGCGCGAGTGCTCGGCGGTGCTCCTCGGCGCCCTGGGTGATCCCCGCGTGCCCAACCTGGAGCACGCGCGCGACATCCTCTTCGGCATGCGCTTCGGCTACGACCTCTACGCCAACGTGAGGCCCGTCCGCGCGCTGTCGGACCGGCTGGTGCCGCTCAAAGGCCGCACGGCGAAGGACATCGACTTCGTCGTGTTCCGCGAGAACACCGAGGGGATCTACGTCGGGATGGGCGGGCAGTTCAAACGCGGCACCCCCGACGAGGTCGCGATCAACGAGGACGTAAATACGAGGAAGGGCGTCGAGCGGATCATCCGCGCGGCCTTCGACTACGCGCGAGCGAACGGCCGGACGCGGGTCACGATGGCGGACAAGTCGAACGCGATGCGGCACGCGCACGAGCTCTGGCTGCGCGTCTTCCACGAGGTGCGCGCCCAGTACCCGGAGATCCAGTCGAACCACGTCTACGTGGACGCCCTCTGCCTGTACGTCATCCAGGATCCCGCGCAGTTCCAGGTGATCGTGACGAACAACCTGTTCGGCGACATCGTGACCGACCTCGGCGCGGCGCTGCAGGGGGGGCTCGGCATGGCGGCGAGCGCGAACGTGCACGCGTCCGATCCGGGGCGCGTCGCGCTGTTCGAGCCGGTGCACGGGTCGGCGCCGCCGCTCGCCGGCAAGGACGTCGCGAACCCGTTCGCGGCGATGCTCACCGCGGGGCTGCTGCTCGCTCACCTCGGGTGGCCCGAGGAAGAGCGCCGCATCGAGCGCTGGGTCTCCCAGGCGCTCGACAAGGGGATGTGCACGGTCGATGTGGGCGGCACGCTCGGCACACGCGCTGCCGGCGCATGGGTCCGGGAGCAGATCGCCGCCGAGCTGGGACCGCCGTGA